From a region of the Asterias amurensis chromosome 2, ASM3211899v1 genome:
- the LOC139954111 gene encoding inter-alpha-trypsin inhibitor heavy chain H3-like isoform X1, which produces MIYCRSRRNMASMLTLFTGVIATGLLYNITGSSAAPAALGSRSILEVMKELEFVPVETTSNGPDGKNSTDTDTALRLRGLRVTSTITARFAKTVVTCHVTNPASQGQEVNFYIELPKEAFISGFLIETEGEVYRSRVDEKEKAKAAYEQAKQQGQTTGHVSQTSEKRNDFTVSINVAAEGALSFNLTYEELLKRHNGYFVNAISISPRQLVKHLIVDVHIEEPQGIDRGKIDFFLKRPSSTDFAVRPQWAEMKQLQRDRVHVQFHPTTEEQELLASDGVLGKFVVRYDVIHGENAGKIEIVNGYFVHHFSPAGLRPVSKNVVFVLDTSGSMSGTKIRQTKEAMGKILTELREQDNFGLITFASQTTVWRETMMSANKDNIELAKGKISQLRANGGTDLHGGIVAGIDMLEDFKRNELGSDGAFPLIIMLTDGQPTSGRITHADGIVSDIKSRMEGKFSLFCLGFGNNVDFSFLEKLSLQNRGLARKIYEDADAGLQLVGFFDEVATPLLTNVVIKYENTNNAIQVNSISQSEFPAYFDGTELVVAGKLTTLLDDTDGEVSPEPVRIICTVLATSWEDEIILETETEVKKETEGMLSPRSVDDFAQRLWAFLTIKELLRKRSASDGDAEKANLTERALELSLKYHFVTPLTSLVVVKPDEEPVVNVGPIRIQDESSQDRLVRKQSVPSFHPRHHLQYAIEPMNFFPSVYNYYGRYRGRPNLFLPVLPTRRPPPQTHMRTTTTTTPTTHTTTTVTSTTPSLTTLRASQRVDENANFLMRDVQTNVTMCFDTIAVPGDRLVLLIDPVNDLEVRAQVASALNSHSGNGPAPLIIERLFVNVGSQHIVVSTEQISSADGTFSVPWVGNQIQLYGGLALSVSQDGARLTLQPSADISLVVTKHVGRHQEDTADYLGFSTDSGEGFSDSVGGLIGTFVGKEIRLIQDSGDAKAFISIGGEKRQEVTLEVMRDIREDTAKSCWYSGIKSA; this is translated from the exons TTGCCGGTCAAGACGAAACATGGCGTCCATGCTGACGTTGTTTACGGGAGTGATTGCCACCGGGTTGCTCTACAATATCACCGGGTCCTCAGCAGCCCCTGCGGCCCTCGGCAGCCGGTCCATCCTGGAAGTCATGAAGGAATTGGAGTTTGTCCCG GTTGAAACTACTTCCAACGGCCCTGATGGTAAAAACTCTACCGACACCGACACTGCTCTGAGATTGAGGGGTCTGCGTGTGACGTCAACCATAACAGCCCGCTTCGCCAAGACAGTCGTGACATGTCACGTGACCAACCCAGCGAGTCAGGGTCAAGAGGTCAACTTTTACATCGAGCTCCCTAAAGAGGCATTCATCTCGGGATTTCTGAT TGAGACAGAGGGGGAAGTGTACCGTTCCAGGGTCGATGAGAAAGAGAAGGCGAAGGCGGCTTACGAGCAAGCCAAGCAACAGGGACAGACAACTGGACATGTGTCACAGAC gTCCGAAAAAAGGAATGACTTTACGGTGTCCATCAACGTTGCCGCTGAGGGCGCCCTTTCATTCAACCTGACCTACGAGGAGCTGCTGAAGAGACACAATGGCTATTTCGTAAACGCCATTTCTATTTCACCTCGCCAG ctTGTAAAGCATCTTATTGTCGACGTTCACATCGAAGAACCTCAGGGCATCGACAGAGGTAAAATAGATTTCTTTTTGAAGCGTCCCAGCTCGACAGACTTTGCAGTGCGCCCTCAATGGGCAGAGATGAAACAACTTCAACGTGACCGTGTCCACGTGCAGTTTCACCCAACCACTGAGGAGCAAGAGCTGCTCGCATCTGATGGCGTGCTGGGTAAATTCGTAGTGAGATATGACGTCATCCATGGAGAAAATGCTGGCAAAATTGAG ATTGTCAACGGCTATTTCGTGCACCACTTCTCCCCTGCTGGATTACGACCAGTTAGTAAGAACGTGGTCTTCGTTCTGGACACCAGCGGATCCATGAGTGGTACCAAGATACGGCAAACGAAAGAAGCAATGGGGAAAATCTTGACGGAACTGCGCGAGCAAGACAACTTCGGATTGATAACGTTTGCGTCTCAGACCACAGTTTGGCGTGAGACCATGATGTCGGCAAATAAAGATAACATCGAGTTAGCCAAGGGAAAGATAAGTCAACTGAGAGCGAACGGAG GAACTGACTTACATGGAGGGATCGTAGCAGGTATTGATATGTTGGAAGACTTCAAACGTAACGAGCTCGGGTCTGACGGTGCTTTCCCACTCATCATCATGTTGACTGACGGGCAGCCAACCTCCGGTCGAATCACACACGCTGACGGCATCGTTTCAGACATCAAATCGAGAATGGAAGGGAAATTTTCCCTGTTCTGCCTCGGTTTCGGCAACAATGTGGATTTCTCCTTCCTGGAAAAGCTCTCCCTTCAGAATCGCGGTCTCGCCAGGAAGATCTACGAGGATGCCGACGCAGGGCTGCAGCTGGTGGGGTTCTTCGACGAGGTAGCCACCCCTTTGTTGACTAATGTTGTCATCAAGTACGAGAACACCAACAACGCTATCCAGGTCAACAGCATTTCCCAGAGCGAGTTCCCTGCGTACTTTGACGGCACTGAGTTGGTTGTGGCAGGCAAGTTAACTACTCTGCTCGATGATACCGATGGTGAAGTTTCGCCAGAACCGGTGAGGATTATCTGCACAGTCCTTGCTACATCCTGGGAAGATGAAATTATACTTGAAACCGAAACTGAAGTCAAG AAAGAGACGGAGGGGATGTTGAGTCCACGATCCGTAGACGACTTTGCGCAGAGGTTATGGGCATTCTTGACCATCAAGGAACTTCTGCGCAAGCGTAGTGCATCCGACGGCGACGCCGAGAAGGCAAACCTGACGGAGAGGGCGCTAGAGCTGTCTCTCAAGTATCACTTTGTGACGCCACTGACGTCACTGGTGGTGGTGAAACCTGACGAAGAACCTGTGGTTAATGTAG GGCCGATTAGAATTCAAGACGAATCTTCACAGGATCGACTAGTACGCAAACAATCAGTGCCATCATTTCATCCACGTCATCATCTGCAATATg CTATAGAACCGATGAACTTTTTTCCAAGTGTCTATAATTATTATGGCAGATATCGAGGAAGACCAAACCTCTTCCTTCCAGTATTGCCCACGCGTAGACCACCGCCGC AGACACACATGCGTACAACGACTACAACAACGCCGACAACGCACACAACGACTACAGTAACGTCTACAACACCGTCGCTCACCACGCTCCGCGCTTCACAGAGAG TTGACGAGAATGCCAATTTTTTGATGCGTGATGTACAGACGAACGTCACAATGTGCTTTGATACCATCGCGGTGCCTGGAGATCGTCTGGTTCTGCTGATAGACCCTGTTAACG ATTTGGAAGTCAGGGCTCAAGTAGCAAGTGCGTTGAACAGTCACTCAGGGAATGGCCCCGCCCCGCTAATTATCGAACGACTCTTCGTGAATGTTGGTAGCCAACACATCGTTGTCTCCACAGAACAAATATCGTCTGCAGATGGCACATTCTCAGTCCCTTGGGTTGGCAACCAGATTCAGTTATACGGCGGTTTGGCTCTATCGGTGTCTCAAGATGGTGCCCGTCTGACCCTCCAGCCAAGTGCAGACATCAGCCTCGTTGTGACAAAGCATGTAGGGCGCCACCAAGAAGATACAGCCGACTATCTGGGATTCAGCACGGACAGTGGTGAAGGTTTTTCTGACTCTGTGGGCGGATTGATTG GTACCTTCGTAGGCAAAGAAATCCGCCTCATCCAAGACAGTGGAGATGCCAAAGCTTTCATCAGCATCGGCGGTGAGAAACGACAAGAGGTCACCCTAGAGGTCATGCGGGACATCCGGGAAGACACAGCCAAGTCATGTTGGTATTCTGGCATCAAATCGGCTTGA
- the LOC139954111 gene encoding inter-alpha-trypsin inhibitor heavy chain H3-like isoform X2: MASMLTLFTGVIATGLLYNITGSSAAPAALGSRSILEVMKELEFVPVETTSNGPDGKNSTDTDTALRLRGLRVTSTITARFAKTVVTCHVTNPASQGQEVNFYIELPKEAFISGFLIETEGEVYRSRVDEKEKAKAAYEQAKQQGQTTGHVSQTSEKRNDFTVSINVAAEGALSFNLTYEELLKRHNGYFVNAISISPRQLVKHLIVDVHIEEPQGIDRGKIDFFLKRPSSTDFAVRPQWAEMKQLQRDRVHVQFHPTTEEQELLASDGVLGKFVVRYDVIHGENAGKIEIVNGYFVHHFSPAGLRPVSKNVVFVLDTSGSMSGTKIRQTKEAMGKILTELREQDNFGLITFASQTTVWRETMMSANKDNIELAKGKISQLRANGGTDLHGGIVAGIDMLEDFKRNELGSDGAFPLIIMLTDGQPTSGRITHADGIVSDIKSRMEGKFSLFCLGFGNNVDFSFLEKLSLQNRGLARKIYEDADAGLQLVGFFDEVATPLLTNVVIKYENTNNAIQVNSISQSEFPAYFDGTELVVAGKLTTLLDDTDGEVSPEPVRIICTVLATSWEDEIILETETEVKKETEGMLSPRSVDDFAQRLWAFLTIKELLRKRSASDGDAEKANLTERALELSLKYHFVTPLTSLVVVKPDEEPVVNVGPIRIQDESSQDRLVRKQSVPSFHPRHHLQYAIEPMNFFPSVYNYYGRYRGRPNLFLPVLPTRRPPPQTHMRTTTTTTPTTHTTTTVTSTTPSLTTLRASQRVDENANFLMRDVQTNVTMCFDTIAVPGDRLVLLIDPVNDLEVRAQVASALNSHSGNGPAPLIIERLFVNVGSQHIVVSTEQISSADGTFSVPWVGNQIQLYGGLALSVSQDGARLTLQPSADISLVVTKHVGRHQEDTADYLGFSTDSGEGFSDSVGGLIGTFVGKEIRLIQDSGDAKAFISIGGEKRQEVTLEVMRDIREDTAKSCWYSGIKSA; this comes from the exons ATGGCGTCCATGCTGACGTTGTTTACGGGAGTGATTGCCACCGGGTTGCTCTACAATATCACCGGGTCCTCAGCAGCCCCTGCGGCCCTCGGCAGCCGGTCCATCCTGGAAGTCATGAAGGAATTGGAGTTTGTCCCG GTTGAAACTACTTCCAACGGCCCTGATGGTAAAAACTCTACCGACACCGACACTGCTCTGAGATTGAGGGGTCTGCGTGTGACGTCAACCATAACAGCCCGCTTCGCCAAGACAGTCGTGACATGTCACGTGACCAACCCAGCGAGTCAGGGTCAAGAGGTCAACTTTTACATCGAGCTCCCTAAAGAGGCATTCATCTCGGGATTTCTGAT TGAGACAGAGGGGGAAGTGTACCGTTCCAGGGTCGATGAGAAAGAGAAGGCGAAGGCGGCTTACGAGCAAGCCAAGCAACAGGGACAGACAACTGGACATGTGTCACAGAC gTCCGAAAAAAGGAATGACTTTACGGTGTCCATCAACGTTGCCGCTGAGGGCGCCCTTTCATTCAACCTGACCTACGAGGAGCTGCTGAAGAGACACAATGGCTATTTCGTAAACGCCATTTCTATTTCACCTCGCCAG ctTGTAAAGCATCTTATTGTCGACGTTCACATCGAAGAACCTCAGGGCATCGACAGAGGTAAAATAGATTTCTTTTTGAAGCGTCCCAGCTCGACAGACTTTGCAGTGCGCCCTCAATGGGCAGAGATGAAACAACTTCAACGTGACCGTGTCCACGTGCAGTTTCACCCAACCACTGAGGAGCAAGAGCTGCTCGCATCTGATGGCGTGCTGGGTAAATTCGTAGTGAGATATGACGTCATCCATGGAGAAAATGCTGGCAAAATTGAG ATTGTCAACGGCTATTTCGTGCACCACTTCTCCCCTGCTGGATTACGACCAGTTAGTAAGAACGTGGTCTTCGTTCTGGACACCAGCGGATCCATGAGTGGTACCAAGATACGGCAAACGAAAGAAGCAATGGGGAAAATCTTGACGGAACTGCGCGAGCAAGACAACTTCGGATTGATAACGTTTGCGTCTCAGACCACAGTTTGGCGTGAGACCATGATGTCGGCAAATAAAGATAACATCGAGTTAGCCAAGGGAAAGATAAGTCAACTGAGAGCGAACGGAG GAACTGACTTACATGGAGGGATCGTAGCAGGTATTGATATGTTGGAAGACTTCAAACGTAACGAGCTCGGGTCTGACGGTGCTTTCCCACTCATCATCATGTTGACTGACGGGCAGCCAACCTCCGGTCGAATCACACACGCTGACGGCATCGTTTCAGACATCAAATCGAGAATGGAAGGGAAATTTTCCCTGTTCTGCCTCGGTTTCGGCAACAATGTGGATTTCTCCTTCCTGGAAAAGCTCTCCCTTCAGAATCGCGGTCTCGCCAGGAAGATCTACGAGGATGCCGACGCAGGGCTGCAGCTGGTGGGGTTCTTCGACGAGGTAGCCACCCCTTTGTTGACTAATGTTGTCATCAAGTACGAGAACACCAACAACGCTATCCAGGTCAACAGCATTTCCCAGAGCGAGTTCCCTGCGTACTTTGACGGCACTGAGTTGGTTGTGGCAGGCAAGTTAACTACTCTGCTCGATGATACCGATGGTGAAGTTTCGCCAGAACCGGTGAGGATTATCTGCACAGTCCTTGCTACATCCTGGGAAGATGAAATTATACTTGAAACCGAAACTGAAGTCAAG AAAGAGACGGAGGGGATGTTGAGTCCACGATCCGTAGACGACTTTGCGCAGAGGTTATGGGCATTCTTGACCATCAAGGAACTTCTGCGCAAGCGTAGTGCATCCGACGGCGACGCCGAGAAGGCAAACCTGACGGAGAGGGCGCTAGAGCTGTCTCTCAAGTATCACTTTGTGACGCCACTGACGTCACTGGTGGTGGTGAAACCTGACGAAGAACCTGTGGTTAATGTAG GGCCGATTAGAATTCAAGACGAATCTTCACAGGATCGACTAGTACGCAAACAATCAGTGCCATCATTTCATCCACGTCATCATCTGCAATATg CTATAGAACCGATGAACTTTTTTCCAAGTGTCTATAATTATTATGGCAGATATCGAGGAAGACCAAACCTCTTCCTTCCAGTATTGCCCACGCGTAGACCACCGCCGC AGACACACATGCGTACAACGACTACAACAACGCCGACAACGCACACAACGACTACAGTAACGTCTACAACACCGTCGCTCACCACGCTCCGCGCTTCACAGAGAG TTGACGAGAATGCCAATTTTTTGATGCGTGATGTACAGACGAACGTCACAATGTGCTTTGATACCATCGCGGTGCCTGGAGATCGTCTGGTTCTGCTGATAGACCCTGTTAACG ATTTGGAAGTCAGGGCTCAAGTAGCAAGTGCGTTGAACAGTCACTCAGGGAATGGCCCCGCCCCGCTAATTATCGAACGACTCTTCGTGAATGTTGGTAGCCAACACATCGTTGTCTCCACAGAACAAATATCGTCTGCAGATGGCACATTCTCAGTCCCTTGGGTTGGCAACCAGATTCAGTTATACGGCGGTTTGGCTCTATCGGTGTCTCAAGATGGTGCCCGTCTGACCCTCCAGCCAAGTGCAGACATCAGCCTCGTTGTGACAAAGCATGTAGGGCGCCACCAAGAAGATACAGCCGACTATCTGGGATTCAGCACGGACAGTGGTGAAGGTTTTTCTGACTCTGTGGGCGGATTGATTG GTACCTTCGTAGGCAAAGAAATCCGCCTCATCCAAGACAGTGGAGATGCCAAAGCTTTCATCAGCATCGGCGGTGAGAAACGACAAGAGGTCACCCTAGAGGTCATGCGGGACATCCGGGAAGACACAGCCAAGTCATGTTGGTATTCTGGCATCAAATCGGCTTGA